One genomic region from Terasakiella sp. SH-1 encodes:
- a CDS encoding response regulator produces MASILFVDDEPKILNGIRRQLYASKLDWTFHYSNNASDAVKLLEEHDEISVVVTDIKMPDFDGCALISYLHSNFPKIRPIVLSGHCNETDQKRIEGMDIPFFNKPFPLDDLITTISLLLGVEKIKPTVH; encoded by the coding sequence ATGGCGTCCATTCTTTTTGTTGATGATGAACCGAAAATCCTGAACGGTATTCGCAGGCAGCTTTATGCCAGTAAACTCGACTGGACCTTTCACTACAGCAACAATGCCTCAGATGCAGTTAAATTGCTGGAAGAGCATGACGAAATTTCGGTCGTTGTCACCGATATCAAAATGCCGGATTTTGATGGATGTGCCCTGATTTCCTATTTACACAGCAATTTCCCTAAAATTCGCCCTATCGTTTTATCCGGGCACTGTAATGAAACAGACCAAAAAAGAATCGAAGGGATGGATATTCCATTTTTCAACAAGCCATTTCCCCTTGACGACCTGATCACAACAATATCATTGTTGCTCGGTGTGGAAAAAATCAAACCTACCGTTCATTGA
- a CDS encoding transporter substrate-binding domain-containing protein — MRSLFLSCLILCAALLFHSNAKANEAQVVKLYTYHTHPPFIVSDKKGLTYELADFLNQRANGKYKFVVSPSSRPRVNKVITGKSLAIVPWVNPPWFKDKEETKYLWTAEPLLSDGNSILSLKSKAVDYKDAQSLNGMIFGGLHGHRYSGIDDHIAQGGNIRRVDGDNHIDNLEKLINGDIDCMLMPTSSAHYEKAQGDRYKDVFIAPNKHSSFNRRILVINHNQDLKSFLDQALANDRKGWEQHTRLYQ, encoded by the coding sequence ATGCGTTCCCTTTTTCTGAGCTGCCTTATTTTATGTGCCGCCCTCCTGTTCCATTCAAACGCCAAGGCAAATGAGGCTCAGGTCGTCAAGCTCTATACCTATCACACGCATCCCCCTTTCATTGTTTCTGACAAGAAAGGGCTGACATACGAATTGGCCGACTTTTTAAACCAACGCGCCAATGGGAAATATAAATTCGTCGTCTCCCCCAGTTCTCGCCCACGGGTTAATAAAGTCATCACAGGCAAAAGTCTGGCGATTGTTCCTTGGGTAAACCCGCCCTGGTTTAAAGATAAGGAAGAAACCAAATATCTTTGGACCGCAGAACCCTTGCTCAGTGACGGGAATTCCATTTTGTCACTGAAATCCAAGGCTGTGGATTATAAAGATGCTCAAAGCCTGAATGGTATGATTTTTGGGGGCCTACACGGCCATCGCTATTCCGGCATTGATGACCATATTGCCCAAGGTGGCAATATTCGTCGTGTAGATGGCGACAATCATATAGACAACCTTGAAAAACTGATCAACGGTGACATTGATTGCATGTTAATGCCGACCTCCAGTGCCCATTATGAAAAAGCTCAGGGGGATCGCTACAAAGATGTCTTCATTGCACCAAACAAGCATTCTTCCTTTAACCGCCGCATCCTTGTGATTAATCACAATCAGGACCTGAAATCTTTTCTGGACCAAGCGCTTGCCAATGATCGCAAGGGTTGGGAACAGCACACTCGCCTCTATCAATAA
- a CDS encoding HAMP domain-containing sensor histidine kinase: protein MAQQTHRPHKLAFHDRLEVKFLGVFLPLVIIFSFIAILLVEGIEFQKSKNRHQAAIENVTAEIISLSGEYLWNLDRRRLETLFTNQLEQPFVTGLAMVDEDGVIFVKQGQLTLSPDITLIEEDIFFQTDASQEKIGKVQIYFSDSYLSKAFVTRLIQNLPIVIIISLSTILGAIYVSQHMIRKPLKQMVQAIQNTEHDQFPSPIMWQKKDEIAQVIHSFNDLMQRRQELHQENQKLSSELLEAQKMEAIGHLAGGIAHEINTPIQYISSNIYFMDDAQKQYVTFLNSLKEQLSTHKGNPDAKELVDWIEHKIQELDLDFITDELNGCLSETTEGVAIISDIVRAMKEFNHSGQKNKVSVDINGCLKRALTISSNEWKHIATVEENLHEGDCSVQGYHNEINQVLLNLIMNATHAIEDNGPERKGILKLTSQLTEHDCIISISDNGTGIPQEVQDKIFLPFFTTKDVGRGTGQGLALCYDMIVNKHKGKIYFETKEGQGTTFFIKLPIE from the coding sequence ATGGCACAACAGACACATCGCCCACATAAGCTCGCTTTTCATGACCGATTGGAAGTCAAATTCCTCGGTGTATTTTTGCCTTTGGTCATTATCTTTTCCTTTATCGCCATCCTTTTGGTGGAAGGCATTGAATTCCAGAAGTCAAAGAACCGACATCAAGCAGCCATCGAAAATGTCACCGCTGAGATCATTTCCCTCAGCGGTGAATATCTTTGGAACCTGGATCGCCGGCGCTTGGAAACACTCTTTACCAATCAACTGGAACAGCCCTTTGTCACCGGCCTTGCTATGGTGGATGAAGATGGTGTGATTTTCGTAAAACAGGGCCAGCTGACACTTAGCCCCGATATTACCCTGATAGAAGAAGATATCTTCTTTCAGACAGATGCCTCTCAGGAAAAAATCGGTAAAGTTCAGATTTATTTCAGTGACAGCTATTTAAGTAAGGCTTTTGTCACACGACTGATTCAAAACCTGCCCATCGTTATTATCATCAGCCTGTCGACTATCCTTGGTGCGATTTATGTCAGTCAACATATGATTAGAAAGCCGTTAAAACAGATGGTTCAGGCCATTCAGAACACGGAACATGATCAGTTCCCCTCCCCCATCATGTGGCAGAAGAAAGATGAAATTGCTCAAGTTATCCATTCCTTTAATGACCTGATGCAACGTCGCCAGGAACTGCATCAGGAAAACCAGAAACTTTCAAGCGAACTGTTGGAAGCCCAGAAAATGGAAGCTATTGGTCATCTAGCTGGCGGTATTGCCCATGAAATCAATACCCCCATCCAGTATATCAGCTCCAATATCTACTTTATGGATGATGCACAAAAGCAATATGTAACTTTCCTCAACAGCCTGAAAGAGCAGCTTTCCACCCATAAAGGGAACCCAGATGCCAAAGAGTTGGTCGATTGGATCGAACATAAAATTCAAGAACTGGATCTCGATTTTATCACAGACGAGCTAAATGGCTGCTTATCTGAAACGACCGAAGGGGTTGCCATCATCAGCGACATTGTGCGTGCCATGAAAGAGTTCAACCATAGCGGCCAGAAAAATAAGGTTAGCGTCGATATCAATGGGTGCCTAAAGCGCGCTTTGACCATTTCTTCAAATGAATGGAAACATATTGCCACGGTTGAGGAAAACCTGCACGAAGGTGACTGTAGTGTTCAGGGCTATCATAACGAAATCAATCAGGTCTTGCTGAATTTAATCATGAATGCCACCCATGCTATTGAGGATAACGGACCGGAACGCAAAGGTATCCTTAAACTGACCAGCCAGCTTACCGAGCATGACTGTATCATCAGCATTAGCGACAATGGAACCGGCATCCCCCAAGAGGTCCAGGACAAAATTTTTCTTCCCTTTTTCACCACCAAGGATGTGGGCCGAGGGACCGGACAAGGTCTTGCCTTATGTTACGATATGATTGTAAATAAACATAAAGGCAAAATTTATTTTGAAACCAAAGAAGGACAGGGTACAACTTTCTTTATTAAATTACCGATTGAATAA